Proteins from one Pyrobaculum neutrophilum V24Sta genomic window:
- a CDS encoding V-type ATPase 116kDa subunit family protein, with translation MPLERVVEFKIAGNVDTLPELIYFIGKASVAMFEDRPERLPRPRDPSVAQRLKRLEELLNPLLQYLQPQQVKLPLETLERQLEDAIKKLEALHRDVSYNVRLAEELRTKLALSRDVAPIKTAAVPKTETLDVFVALPGRALKEALELARSQGATVVQQGNALLIAVERKNVKQLKTALEKLGARVLTLQEVADIEPPSAIEEKIKRVEEELNSTIVKHQDLLNYAYTLRETAAKVLDVYFRSAVDEGAEMKHLFESHEREIKKLEEQLATLRKIGKVLEGLQASSLKLPEGYKLYVDPEMPIEAPHMIQEINGMKVALVRGEARGVEIPQEYLQDVRTGIELVKKAEESTNAALQRIKRELESLEKLYQEFSLYGDKRWEEHADTASVTFYVLEKDVGKLDEALAEFIKRNVGKLDIVRRLRYKYLRDVPVERRPTVERYPAPIRQFTKIVYMYGVPRADELSPAPLVALLFPVFFGWMYGDLGHGFLLFLLGVLLMTKLYGGRHRDWGVIWALTGLSSMFFGAFVYQEVFGFGLKELGIKMPTLPLLHLFGVHTLVESEGVIVAMRAAFLLGFLLVLLAFLSKVVNTVLRGEPDVAVGIVLPQALIFLSLGMVFFSLIKEAFHMEFLAPLLQLPWMYIFLVAFIWSAAGMLILRARYKHHEEAPPLTEEFIMGFVEGSLAALANIPSFSRLVILILIHGVLTKLANGVAIALGPAGILFAVFAHALIAAGEGLFSTVQSLRLTFYEIFSKFYEGRGRLFTPLALP, from the coding sequence GTGCCTCTTGAACGTGTTGTTGAATTCAAGATAGCGGGGAACGTAGACACGTTGCCTGAACTCATATACTTCATTGGCAAAGCGAGCGTTGCCATGTTCGAGGACCGCCCTGAGAGACTTCCAAGGCCCCGGGACCCTTCCGTGGCGCAGAGGCTGAAGAGGCTAGAGGAGTTGCTCAACCCACTCCTCCAATACCTCCAGCCACAGCAGGTGAAGTTGCCTCTGGAGACCCTAGAGAGGCAGCTGGAGGATGCGATAAAGAAGCTTGAGGCTCTACATAGAGATGTCTCCTATAACGTACGGCTTGCTGAAGAGTTGAGGACGAAGCTCGCGCTATCTCGCGACGTCGCCCCGATAAAGACTGCGGCGGTGCCTAAGACCGAGACCTTAGACGTATTTGTCGCACTGCCCGGCAGAGCGCTAAAGGAGGCGCTGGAGCTGGCGAGATCGCAGGGCGCAACCGTGGTACAGCAGGGAAACGCCCTCCTCATCGCTGTGGAGCGGAAAAACGTCAAGCAGCTAAAAACAGCGCTGGAGAAGCTTGGGGCTAGGGTATTGACGTTGCAGGAGGTTGCAGATATAGAGCCGCCGAGCGCCATAGAGGAGAAAATAAAGAGGGTAGAGGAAGAGCTCAACTCCACGATAGTAAAACACCAAGATCTCCTAAACTACGCATACACGCTCAGGGAAACGGCGGCCAAGGTCTTAGACGTATACTTTAGATCGGCGGTCGACGAAGGCGCCGAGATGAAACACCTCTTCGAATCGCATGAGCGCGAGATCAAGAAGCTAGAGGAGCAGCTGGCCACCCTGAGAAAAATCGGGAAAGTGCTAGAAGGCCTCCAAGCCTCCAGCTTAAAACTCCCTGAAGGCTACAAGCTGTATGTAGATCCCGAGATGCCCATAGAGGCGCCGCATATGATCCAAGAGATAAACGGGATGAAGGTGGCGCTTGTGAGAGGGGAGGCCCGTGGGGTAGAAATACCGCAGGAATACCTCCAAGACGTTAGAACAGGCATCGAGCTGGTTAAAAAGGCGGAGGAGTCGACCAACGCGGCTCTCCAGAGGATCAAAAGAGAGCTGGAGTCCCTGGAGAAGCTCTACCAAGAGTTTTCGCTATATGGAGACAAGAGGTGGGAGGAACACGCAGACACCGCCTCAGTCACCTTCTACGTCCTTGAGAAAGACGTTGGAAAACTAGACGAGGCCCTGGCCGAGTTCATCAAGCGCAACGTCGGAAAGTTGGATATAGTTAGAAGACTTCGCTACAAGTACCTAAGAGATGTCCCAGTAGAGAGAAGGCCGACCGTCGAGAGATATCCAGCTCCAATAAGGCAGTTTACGAAGATAGTCTACATGTACGGGGTGCCGAGGGCCGACGAGTTAAGCCCTGCCCCCCTCGTAGCGCTCCTATTCCCGGTATTTTTCGGCTGGATGTACGGCGATCTTGGCCACGGCTTCTTGCTGTTTCTCCTGGGGGTGCTTCTAATGACGAAGCTGTACGGGGGGAGACACAGAGACTGGGGGGTGATATGGGCTCTAACTGGGCTGTCGTCGATGTTTTTCGGCGCATTCGTCTACCAAGAGGTCTTCGGGTTTGGCTTAAAGGAGCTTGGCATAAAGATGCCCACGCTCCCGTTGCTACACCTATTCGGGGTACATACGCTGGTGGAGTCGGAGGGGGTGATAGTGGCCATGAGGGCGGCGTTTCTACTCGGCTTCCTACTTGTCCTCCTGGCCTTCCTCTCTAAGGTGGTAAACACCGTGCTACGCGGGGAGCCAGACGTCGCGGTAGGCATCGTGTTACCTCAAGCCTTAATCTTCCTCTCGCTGGGCATGGTGTTCTTCAGCCTCATAAAAGAGGCCTTCCACATGGAGTTCCTAGCCCCCTTGTTGCAGCTCCCCTGGATGTACATCTTCCTAGTCGCCTTCATCTGGAGCGCGGCCGGCATGCTCATACTTAGGGCTAGGTATAAACACCATGAGGAGGCCCCGCCCCTAACCGAGGAGTTCATCATGGGGTTCGTGGAGGGGTCTCTGGCGGCTCTTGCAAACATTCCAAGCTTCTCACGTCTAGTAATACTGATACTTATCCACGGCGTTTTGACAAAGTTAGCTAATGGCGTAGCCATAGCCCTAGGCCCCGCTGGGATACTCTTTGCAGTGTTTGCACACGCCCTAATAGCAGCGGGGGAGGGCCTCTTCTCGACGGTACAATCGCTACGTCTGACCTTCTACGAGATATTCTCCAAGTTCTACGAGGGCAGAGGCCGCCTCTTTACGCCCCTGGCGCTTCCATAA
- a CDS encoding methylenetetrahydrofolate reductase, which produces MEVIAEITPLRDRDKVLRKLEAIKPYVEKVDIPESPGGKPTAHSLAVGVLAKQLGLEPIVHIRLLDVNKTGFKSLLGGAHILNIKYVVVLQGDPPAEGKPVGEVATEDAVAEAKKMGFVAGALLSFKRNYRERIAQLGADFYLALHLTDPRQLDGLPPAVYPYIMIKTGNNAALLERLRQTAVDLQQALKLVEELDGLVPGVVLSAPGDFEALLAALREVKRRRS; this is translated from the coding sequence ATGGAGGTAATTGCGGAGATAACACCGCTTAGAGACAGAGATAAGGTACTCAGAAAGCTGGAGGCCATAAAGCCGTATGTGGAGAAGGTAGATATCCCAGAGTCGCCGGGCGGTAAACCGACAGCTCACTCCCTGGCCGTTGGCGTTTTAGCGAAGCAGCTGGGGCTGGAGCCCATAGTCCACATAAGGCTCCTCGATGTGAACAAGACCGGTTTTAAATCCCTCCTCGGCGGCGCTCACATACTCAACATAAAATACGTCGTGGTTCTACAGGGAGACCCCCCGGCGGAGGGCAAGCCGGTGGGCGAAGTCGCCACGGAAGACGCCGTGGCAGAGGCGAAGAAGATGGGGTTTGTGGCGGGGGCCCTCCTCAGCTTCAAGAGGAACTACCGGGAGCGGATAGCGCAACTAGGCGCAGACTTCTACCTAGCGCTACATCTGACGGACCCAAGGCAACTGGATGGCCTGCCGCCTGCGGTCTATCCCTACATAATGATAAAAACCGGGAACAACGCCGCGCTTCTCGAAAGGCTGAGGCAGACGGCCGTGGATCTCCAACAAGCGCTAAAGTTGGTGGAGGAGCTCGACGGGTTGGTCCCCGGCGTGGTCCTGTCGGCGCCCGGAGACTTCGAAGCACTCCTCGCGGCCCTTAGGGAGGTCAAAAGGCGCCGCAGTTAA
- a CDS encoding ribonuclease P protein subunit, whose amino-acid sequence MHSCIDLLGREVSTYGCPYRARGVVVGETYNTFLILVGNRVVAVPKRLCRFYVYDLGLLVRGTYLVGYRDRRLFNCGAF is encoded by the coding sequence GTGCATAGCTGCATAGATCTGCTGGGGAGGGAAGTTTCCACATACGGTTGTCCATATCGGGCCAGGGGGGTGGTCGTGGGCGAGACCTACAACACGTTTCTAATACTTGTGGGCAATAGGGTGGTGGCTGTCCCAAAGCGGCTTTGCCGGTTCTACGTCTACGATCTGGGGCTGTTGGTGAGGGGGACGTATTTAGTGGGCTACCGCGACAGGAGGCTTTTTAACTGCGGCGCCTTTTGA
- the rpmC gene encoding 50S ribosomal protein L29 yields MSSEKKKLNAKVIRGMKPEERRELLNQLRAELVKLETQRARGFVEKPGRIREIRRAIARILTIEREERRPSA; encoded by the coding sequence ATGTCTTCTGAGAAGAAGAAGCTTAACGCAAAGGTTATACGTGGGATGAAGCCTGAGGAGAGGCGCGAGTTGCTTAACCAGCTCAGGGCGGAGCTTGTGAAACTTGAGACGCAGAGGGCTAGGGGTTTTGTGGAAAAGCCTGGGAGGATTAGGGAGATCAGGAGGGCGATAGCGAGGATCCTCACCATTGAGAGGGAGGAGAGGCGCCCTAGTGCATAG
- a CDS encoding 30S ribosomal protein S3 — protein MSAVQRRLPVYKKILEENKKKWMIKEFLEYRLSKYGYIDSEILKTPLGTRIVIYAERPSRIIGKKGAIVKEISNILMNKLGVENPQIDVIDVSKIEAPEMFPKVVAYRIANAMAKGVRFRRVMFVAVRQLMEAGAKGFEIVVSGKLSTERARFEKHTYGKLYKIGYDAKNRVRRAVVHVLLKPGIYGIEVRIAPAALQYSDEYKIKPPTKPEAAGQQ, from the coding sequence ATGTCTGCTGTGCAGAGGAGGTTGCCTGTCTATAAGAAGATCTTGGAGGAGAACAAGAAGAAGTGGATGATCAAGGAGTTTCTCGAGTATAGGCTGAGCAAGTATGGCTATATCGACTCCGAGATCTTGAAGACGCCGCTTGGCACACGCATAGTTATTTATGCCGAGAGGCCTTCTAGGATTATCGGCAAAAAAGGCGCTATTGTTAAGGAGATTAGCAACATCTTGATGAACAAGCTGGGGGTGGAGAACCCGCAGATTGACGTCATCGACGTCTCTAAGATAGAGGCTCCCGAGATGTTCCCCAAGGTTGTTGCCTACCGCATCGCCAACGCCATGGCTAAGGGGGTGAGGTTTAGGCGTGTTATGTTTGTGGCTGTGAGACAGCTTATGGAGGCCGGCGCCAAGGGGTTTGAGATCGTTGTGAGCGGAAAGCTCTCGACGGAGAGGGCGCGTTTTGAGAAACACACGTACGGCAAGCTGTACAAGATAGGATACGACGCGAAGAACAGGGTTAGGAGGGCCGTCGTCCATGTGTTGCTCAAGCCCGGCATCTACGGGATCGAGGTGAGGATTGCCCCGGCGGCTCTGCAGTACTCCGACGAATACAAGATAAAGCCGCCTACTAAGCCCGAGGCCGCTGGCCAGCAGTAA
- a CDS encoding 50S ribosomal protein L22: protein MPRHQNYSLSDEAAVQLVFRKYGVKVSAEQIAKAYAPEQKMSWKKSVEVARFIEGMTLRQAKSWLEDVVKMKRPIPIRTFKKKQAHHATPWSGWPVAKWPVKVARRFLDLLENLENNARFRGLDVERVVIVHAAAHKGYRIHNIMPRAFGRATRFDEQTVNVEVIAAELPQQVVPKRYRLNLVKR from the coding sequence GTGCCTCGGCACCAGAACTATTCCCTCAGCGATGAGGCTGCGGTCCAGCTGGTGTTTAGGAAGTACGGGGTGAAGGTATCGGCTGAACAGATCGCCAAGGCCTACGCGCCGGAGCAGAAGATGTCTTGGAAAAAGAGCGTTGAGGTGGCCAGGTTTATAGAGGGCATGACCCTTAGGCAAGCCAAGTCGTGGCTTGAGGACGTGGTTAAGATGAAGAGGCCTATCCCCATTAGGACCTTCAAGAAGAAGCAGGCCCACCACGCCACCCCCTGGAGCGGGTGGCCTGTGGCTAAGTGGCCTGTGAAGGTGGCGAGGAGGTTCCTAGATCTGTTGGAGAATCTGGAGAACAACGCCAGGTTCAGAGGGTTGGACGTCGAGAGGGTTGTCATCGTCCACGCCGCGGCCCACAAGGGCTACAGGATACACAACATTATGCCGAGGGCCTTCGGCAGAGCCACCAGATTCGACGAACAGACGGTCAACGTCGAGGTGATCGCCGCGGAGCTACCTCAACAGGTTGTACCAAAGCGCTACAGACTGAACCTTGTAAAGCGCTAA
- a CDS encoding UbiA family prenyltransferase, which produces MSLWRLIRGEHGVLAALASASSYAVAGGSDAYKLALLAASTFLAEAGLFAHNDLSNLEEDKINRPDAPLVTGAVSVNAARAVAYGSLAAGAALALPLGPAPLAIYAAAAVFGVLYNAKLKRVPVVGNLIVAFLTSMTYLYGMAAAGGTSAALLLLFASSLVANVGREFVKTAMDYEGDLRSGIKTLAVAAGPHTAARLGAAVTLASTALGAVLAYTAVMEKLYALAAGAAATSLALVYLSLEAARGRWRRYRNGTLAAFGVTLLALVAEALWRLFS; this is translated from the coding sequence GTGTCGCTCTGGCGCCTAATAAGAGGCGAACACGGCGTCCTCGCGGCGCTTGCCTCAGCCTCCTCCTACGCCGTGGCGGGCGGTAGCGACGCCTACAAACTCGCCCTACTAGCCGCCTCAACATTCCTCGCCGAGGCCGGCCTCTTCGCCCACAACGACCTGTCCAACCTAGAGGAAGACAAGATAAACAGGCCCGACGCCCCCTTGGTCACGGGGGCGGTTTCTGTAAACGCCGCGCGGGCGGTGGCCTACGGCTCGCTGGCGGCGGGAGCCGCGTTGGCTCTGCCGCTGGGCCCCGCGCCGCTTGCCATATACGCCGCGGCCGCGGTATTCGGCGTGTTGTACAACGCCAAGCTCAAGCGCGTGCCGGTGGTGGGCAACCTAATAGTGGCCTTCCTCACGTCGATGACTTATCTATACGGCATGGCCGCGGCGGGGGGAACCTCGGCGGCTCTCCTCCTGCTATTCGCCTCGTCTCTCGTGGCTAACGTCGGGAGGGAGTTCGTCAAAACGGCGATGGACTACGAAGGCGACTTGAGGTCGGGGATAAAGACGTTGGCCGTCGCCGCCGGCCCCCACACGGCGGCTAGACTAGGGGCCGCCGTCACCCTAGCCTCCACGGCACTAGGCGCGGTTCTGGCATATACGGCGGTTATGGAGAAGCTCTACGCTCTGGCGGCAGGCGCCGCCGCCACAAGCCTCGCCTTAGTCTACCTATCGCTGGAGGCCGCAAGAGGCCGGTGGAGGAGATACAGAAACGGCACGCTGGCCGCCTTCGGAGTCACGTTGCTCGCCCTAGTGGCGGAGGCCCTATGGCGACTGTTCTCATAG
- a CDS encoding HAD family hydrolase, which translates to MATVLIDLDGTLIPLNAWRPVFAELCEEIAREAGVRPEDVWRRARQRNLEQMRALDWRAFDWQRIFTEVARELGLSRAPDVGEALQRHLHAFTLNEGAAEALARLREMGHRVEIATNGHAVYQLPVIRRLGLDRLVDGVRTSDMYQCPKTCPQYFENADAIVGDNPIFDVYFPRRFGLITVFYGEWERSSAVHGQRMAIDLTETVPHAVVKALREVPDAVERLLPRRSTARSL; encoded by the coding sequence ATGGCGACTGTTCTCATAGATCTAGACGGCACCTTGATACCTCTAAACGCCTGGCGGCCCGTCTTCGCCGAGCTCTGCGAAGAAATCGCCAGGGAGGCCGGCGTGCGGCCGGAGGATGTGTGGAGGAGAGCAAGGCAGAGAAACCTAGAGCAGATGCGCGCCCTAGACTGGCGGGCCTTCGACTGGCAGAGGATCTTCACAGAGGTGGCTAGAGAGCTGGGGCTAAGCCGGGCGCCAGACGTCGGAGAGGCTCTACAGAGGCACCTACACGCCTTCACCCTCAACGAGGGGGCAGCCGAGGCGCTGGCCAGGCTTAGGGAGATGGGGCACCGGGTCGAGATAGCCACAAACGGCCACGCCGTATATCAGCTCCCAGTTATACGCCGCCTAGGCCTAGACCGGCTGGTAGACGGCGTGAGAACTTCCGACATGTACCAGTGCCCCAAGACGTGCCCTCAGTACTTCGAAAACGCCGACGCGATCGTTGGGGACAACCCCATATTCGACGTGTACTTCCCCAGGAGGTTTGGGCTTATCACGGTCTTCTACGGCGAGTGGGAGAGGAGCTCGGCGGTCCACGGGCAGAGGATGGCCATAGACTTGACGGAGACGGTCCCTCACGCCGTCGTGAAAGCGCTAAGGGAGGTGCCAGACGCGGTGGAGAGGTTGCTCCCCCGCAGATCTACTGCTCGGTCTCTTTAG
- a CDS encoding mechanosensitive ion channel family protein, with amino-acid sequence MYLVLNWDQLWQDFVTYGLQGVIAVLIVVVAWAVGSLVGSAVNRLIEKTGLERAFDRTDVGKAFRAAGIDLSNLIGMLITAFVVVIGVVIALGYLKIGGEAGALVAQVARYLPRLIGGIILLTAGLILVALLTDYIGRLLVSLFPKQFVEIGEMLRNLLLIGLIALVVSIALDLMLFTGPLVYPLILGTVIIGAGIFIGHTIVRNIVEDHPEFANAAPYAKFLLYLIFLMVGLGAIFANFPATAQVVQNVAWGVAIAVGILLAPVVYMLAKRMAKEVKD; translated from the coding sequence ATGTACCTGGTGTTGAACTGGGACCAGCTTTGGCAGGATTTCGTCACCTATGGCCTACAGGGCGTGATTGCGGTGCTGATAGTTGTTGTGGCTTGGGCGGTGGGCTCTCTTGTGGGAAGCGCCGTAAATAGGTTGATCGAAAAGACGGGGTTGGAGAGGGCGTTTGATCGGACTGATGTAGGTAAGGCCTTTAGGGCGGCTGGGATCGACCTTTCTAACCTCATCGGTATGTTGATTACGGCTTTTGTGGTGGTGATCGGCGTCGTTATTGCCCTCGGCTATCTGAAGATTGGCGGAGAGGCGGGGGCTCTGGTGGCTCAGGTGGCGCGGTATCTCCCGAGGCTCATTGGGGGCATCATCCTGCTTACGGCCGGCTTAATTCTCGTCGCTCTTTTGACGGATTACATCGGGAGGTTGCTCGTGAGTCTCTTCCCGAAGCAGTTTGTGGAGATCGGCGAGATGTTGAGGAATCTGCTTCTGATAGGCTTGATCGCGCTTGTTGTATCTATAGCGCTTGACTTGATGCTGTTCACCGGGCCTCTGGTGTATCCGCTTATTTTAGGCACTGTCATTATTGGAGCCGGCATCTTCATTGGCCACACTATTGTGAGGAATATCGTGGAGGATCACCCGGAGTTTGCCAACGCGGCGCCGTATGCCAAGTTCCTCCTGTATCTGATATTCCTGATGGTTGGGCTCGGCGCCATCTTTGCCAACTTCCCCGCCACCGCGCAGGTGGTGCAGAACGTGGCGTGGGGGGTGGCTATCGCGGTGGGTATCCTCCTGGCGCCTGTGGTGTACATGCTTGCTAAACGGATGGCGAAGGAGGTAAAGGACTAG
- a CDS encoding V-type ATPase 116kDa subunit family protein, with the protein MPFEKIALFKIGAPPLALFEITYALGRLGVAVFEERPQVFAPAPPLPIEEDLRQLGGWLELLGGGRGGVEVPRDRLLHELLRDALGAVERCTQAYRRGDQVVETVSKREVMECLKSAGWDIDAVATLYRHAAWTAEMYNRCAYSEGRETGQYFTSLERELAAQEAERRRLEMIYKFLSELPPGGLKVPRGYQVVLNPIHRVEAPHERVRIGDLDVYITVEGQDYGGVAVPREYLLDPQLARRLVADALASADRALAKLRERLAYLRSQYEKFSAFGDYNWGRDAATVAFYVRERDLKAVDEAIAKVLARFYTATSFAYRLEVSTKFIYTAEAPRAERWPKPIQAFTTLVYMVGPPGPEEISPVPLVALLFPVFFGWMFGDVGHGLLIAAVALLLHKLGKRDWAYIWGAAAASSIAFGLYYGEVFGLPLWGAERAEHPIAEGLAAAAVFGFLVVLVAFLLKILNLLLLGERFMALGPYAGLLALYVSIGAAFLKLFNVADALSGRPGAWLLAGLIDAAPHIALFSAVWLAASMTYAIRRYRAKPSEVLGELPLAFIETFIGATANLFSFMRLEIIHVIHATLTHLTLRAASLPGGIAITILLQLLVVLGEGFLTTIQSLRLVYYETLTKFYHGTGRIFKPDKIEEK; encoded by the coding sequence GTGCCTTTTGAAAAAATCGCCCTATTCAAGATCGGGGCGCCTCCCCTCGCCTTGTTTGAGATCACATACGCCCTGGGTAGGCTGGGCGTCGCTGTCTTCGAGGAGCGGCCGCAGGTCTTCGCGCCGGCGCCTCCCCTCCCTATAGAGGAAGATCTGAGGCAACTGGGCGGCTGGCTTGAGCTACTTGGCGGAGGCCGCGGCGGCGTAGAGGTGCCGAGGGATAGGCTACTCCATGAGCTTCTCCGCGACGCCCTAGGGGCCGTGGAGAGGTGCACCCAGGCGTATAGACGCGGAGACCAGGTCGTGGAGACCGTCTCCAAACGGGAGGTGATGGAGTGCCTCAAAAGCGCCGGCTGGGACATAGATGCGGTTGCGACACTGTACCGACATGCCGCTTGGACGGCCGAGATGTACAACAGATGCGCGTATTCGGAGGGGCGCGAGACGGGGCAGTACTTCACGTCGCTTGAGAGAGAGCTGGCGGCGCAGGAGGCGGAGCGTAGGAGGCTGGAGATGATATACAAATTCCTGTCTGAGCTACCGCCCGGCGGCTTGAAGGTCCCGAGGGGGTACCAGGTGGTACTTAACCCGATCCACAGGGTGGAGGCCCCGCACGAGAGGGTGAGGATCGGCGACTTGGACGTCTACATCACGGTGGAGGGGCAGGACTACGGGGGCGTGGCTGTCCCCCGCGAGTACCTCCTCGACCCCCAGCTGGCGCGGCGCCTAGTCGCGGACGCGCTGGCGTCCGCGGACAGAGCTCTCGCCAAGCTTAGGGAGAGGCTTGCCTATCTGCGTAGCCAGTACGAGAAGTTCTCCGCGTTCGGGGACTACAACTGGGGACGGGACGCGGCGACGGTGGCGTTCTACGTAAGAGAGAGGGATCTCAAGGCTGTAGACGAGGCAATCGCCAAGGTGCTCGCCAGGTTCTACACGGCGACCTCCTTCGCATATAGGCTGGAGGTCTCCACGAAGTTCATATACACGGCGGAGGCGCCGAGAGCGGAGAGGTGGCCTAAGCCGATACAAGCCTTCACCACGTTGGTGTACATGGTGGGCCCGCCGGGGCCAGAGGAGATATCTCCCGTACCCCTCGTGGCGTTGCTCTTTCCGGTGTTTTTCGGCTGGATGTTCGGCGATGTTGGACACGGCTTGTTGATAGCCGCCGTGGCGTTGCTCCTCCATAAGCTGGGGAAACGCGACTGGGCCTACATATGGGGCGCCGCCGCCGCGTCGTCCATAGCCTTCGGGCTTTACTACGGCGAGGTCTTCGGGCTCCCCCTCTGGGGGGCAGAGAGGGCGGAGCACCCAATAGCCGAGGGGCTAGCCGCTGCAGCCGTATTCGGCTTCCTGGTGGTTCTAGTGGCTTTCCTCCTGAAGATCCTCAATCTGCTCCTCCTGGGGGAGCGCTTCATGGCTCTTGGCCCATACGCCGGCCTGCTGGCGCTCTATGTCTCAATAGGCGCCGCCTTTCTAAAGCTCTTCAACGTCGCAGACGCCCTCTCGGGGCGGCCGGGGGCGTGGCTTCTAGCCGGCCTAATTGACGCGGCCCCCCACATAGCCCTCTTCTCGGCTGTGTGGCTGGCGGCGTCTATGACGTACGCGATACGCCGCTATAGGGCAAAGCCCTCCGAGGTCCTTGGGGAGCTACCTCTGGCGTTTATAGAGACCTTCATAGGGGCTACGGCAAACCTGTTCAGCTTCATGCGGTTGGAGATCATCCACGTCATACACGCCACTCTTACACACCTCACGCTACGAGCCGCGTCGCTACCCGGCGGCATAGCGATCACTATCCTACTACAGCTCCTCGTCGTCTTAGGCGAAGGCTTCCTAACAACCATACAATCCCTCCGCCTTGTCTACTACGAAACATTGACAAAGTTCTACCATGGAACTGGGAGAATCTTCAAGCCAGACAAAATAGAAGAGAAGTAG
- the rnhA gene encoding ribonuclease HI — protein MCIDLFFDGACEPVNPGGVGSYGFAAFKNGEEIHGEGGVVCAGERWCTNNYAEYMGLIRGLEWALAAGESCVNVYGDSQLVVRQMLGVYQVKAEHLKPLYKRAVELSQRFAKFSIGWVPRERNARADYYSKKAYCDFLKTHPELRGRYAAWLATERQRALLGRLGIEADCLSKREASKLIERALKRR, from the coding sequence ATGTGCATTGACCTTTTCTTCGACGGCGCATGCGAGCCCGTGAATCCGGGGGGCGTGGGTAGCTACGGCTTCGCCGCATTTAAAAACGGCGAGGAGATACACGGCGAGGGAGGGGTGGTCTGCGCCGGGGAGAGGTGGTGCACCAACAACTACGCCGAGTACATGGGCCTCATCCGGGGGCTCGAGTGGGCTCTGGCCGCCGGCGAGAGCTGCGTCAACGTCTACGGAGACAGTCAGCTGGTGGTTAGGCAGATGCTCGGCGTATATCAGGTGAAGGCGGAGCACCTCAAGCCGTTGTATAAACGCGCAGTGGAGCTCTCCCAGCGCTTCGCGAAGTTCTCCATAGGCTGGGTCCCGCGGGAGCGCAACGCCAGAGCCGACTACTACTCCAAGAAGGCCTACTGCGACTTCCTAAAGACGCACCCAGAGCTGAGAGGGAGATACGCGGCGTGGCTCGCCACCGAGAGACAGAGGGCGCTCCTGGGCAGACTCGGCATAGAGGCCGACTGTCTATCAAAGAGGGAGGCCTCCAAGCTGATAGAGAGGGCGCTGAAGAGGCGCTAA
- a CDS encoding GyrI-like domain-containing protein gives MAKIEVKDVQEVRGFSVVKRVTNRAALFADLKQNAVFIFHGKEGQELVFEIFTPDPNGDKVLPASKVASTKFTGSAEKVDNAYATLLFWALKEGKTLGTPIREVYTKVDTKQSPPEVEVEVQAPVQ, from the coding sequence ATGGCCAAGATCGAGGTCAAGGATGTGCAAGAGGTGAGGGGCTTCAGCGTTGTGAAAAGGGTTACCAACAGGGCGGCGCTCTTCGCAGACCTAAAGCAAAACGCCGTCTTCATATTCCACGGCAAGGAGGGGCAGGAGCTGGTGTTTGAGATCTTCACGCCGGATCCCAACGGCGATAAGGTTCTGCCGGCGTCTAAGGTGGCCTCCACCAAATTCACGGGAAGCGCCGAGAAGGTAGACAACGCATACGCCACCCTCCTCTTCTGGGCTCTAAAGGAGGGGAAGACCCTCGGCACCCCCATCAGGGAGGTGTACACCAAGGTGGACACCAAGCAGAGCCCTCCCGAGGTGGAGGTAGAGGTGCAAGCCCCCGTCCAGTAA